A stretch of Myxococcus hansupus DNA encodes these proteins:
- a CDS encoding outer membrane beta-barrel domain-containing protein has protein sequence MKRLLRVLLALCLTAPALGFAQTAEETEAGDVSEVDKDRLGPLRERVRPVSGHVFLKKGRFEFSPSATLSLRDAFYSKYIFGGTLTYHPMETLGISLRVGYSVNTVAGAAQKCTFGDGGEGSTRGCVPPTMDELDGNAPGQIRLLGGADVQWAPIYGKVSLLAETFVHFDLYGIAGASVVQYRGPGETPGSLAQNYLTPGANLGVGARFFLNRWITLRTELRDLIYVEKGTEVSGNYLRNQLLFELGVSFFFGSES, from the coding sequence ATGAAGCGCCTTCTTCGTGTGCTTCTCGCCCTGTGTCTCACCGCGCCCGCGCTGGGGTTCGCCCAGACGGCCGAGGAGACGGAGGCCGGCGACGTGTCCGAGGTGGACAAGGACCGGCTCGGGCCCCTGCGTGAGCGCGTCCGGCCGGTCTCCGGCCACGTGTTCCTCAAGAAGGGCCGCTTCGAGTTCAGCCCGTCCGCGACGCTGTCGCTGCGTGACGCGTTCTACAGCAAGTACATCTTCGGCGGCACGCTGACCTACCACCCCATGGAGACGCTGGGCATCAGCCTGCGCGTGGGCTACTCCGTGAACACGGTGGCGGGCGCGGCGCAGAAGTGCACCTTCGGCGACGGTGGTGAAGGCTCCACGCGCGGCTGCGTGCCTCCCACGATGGACGAGCTCGACGGCAACGCCCCCGGGCAGATCCGGCTGCTGGGCGGCGCGGACGTCCAGTGGGCGCCCATCTACGGCAAGGTGTCGCTGCTGGCCGAGACGTTCGTCCACTTCGACCTGTACGGCATCGCGGGTGCCTCCGTGGTGCAGTACCGCGGTCCCGGCGAGACCCCGGGCAGCCTGGCGCAGAACTACCTGACCCCCGGCGCCAACCTGGGCGTGGGCGCGCGTTTCTTCCTCAACCGGTGGATCACGCTGCGCACCGAGCTGCGTGACCTCATCTACGTGGAGAAGGGCACCGAGGTCTCCGGCAACTACCTGCGCAACCAGCTCCTGTTCGAGCTGGGCGTCTCCTTCTTCTTCGGGTCCGAGTCATGA
- a CDS encoding outer membrane beta-barrel domain-containing protein — MNRPKLLLALCLVPALASAQSQEGMGLDLTDESQAESSQDAESPVPPPVEEATPAAASRPADEPLEADPQLPLVDITQEDRVKSVQRKVYLKKGRFELTPLLSLSVNDPFYSKVGLAVRGAYYLADTLAISARATAMQVVPSDDVRTAKRTFNSKIFYSVPQWSAMGDVEWSPIYGKVAFLNSILHFDGYLLAGAGVVRTETSALPGRGLNPAADLGLGMRFVAQDYIAVNVALINTSYVDQPLGSSKGAIQNVMTLNAGISLFLPFKSTGRDSE, encoded by the coding sequence TTGAACCGCCCCAAGTTGCTGCTCGCCCTGTGTCTGGTGCCCGCGCTGGCATCCGCTCAGAGCCAGGAAGGCATGGGACTCGACCTCACCGACGAGTCGCAGGCCGAGTCATCGCAGGACGCAGAATCACCCGTGCCTCCTCCCGTCGAGGAGGCCACTCCGGCCGCGGCGTCCCGCCCCGCGGACGAGCCATTGGAAGCGGATCCGCAGTTGCCGTTGGTGGACATCACCCAGGAAGACCGGGTGAAGAGCGTCCAGCGGAAGGTCTACCTCAAGAAGGGCCGCTTCGAGCTGACGCCGCTCCTGAGCCTCTCGGTCAACGACCCCTTCTATTCGAAGGTGGGGCTGGCGGTCCGGGGCGCCTACTACCTGGCCGACACGCTGGCCATCTCGGCCCGCGCGACGGCGATGCAGGTGGTGCCGTCGGATGACGTGCGCACCGCCAAGCGGACCTTCAACAGCAAGATCTTCTACTCCGTGCCCCAGTGGTCCGCGATGGGCGACGTGGAGTGGAGCCCCATCTACGGCAAGGTGGCCTTCCTCAACTCCATCCTCCACTTCGACGGCTACCTGCTGGCGGGCGCGGGCGTGGTGAGGACGGAGACCTCGGCGCTTCCAGGGCGGGGGCTCAATCCGGCCGCGGACCTGGGCCTGGGCATGCGCTTCGTGGCCCAGGACTACATCGCCGTGAACGTGGCCCTCATCAACACCTCCTATGTGGATCAGCCCCTGGGCAGCAGCAAGGGCGCCATCCAGAACGTCATGACGCTCAACGCAGGCATCTCGCTGTTCCTGCCCTTCAAGTCGACGGGGAGGGACTCCGAATGA
- the cglC gene encoding adventurous gliding motility lipoprotein CglC: MFVRTALMMSTALLLGGCEVASEIGKPCTLVRKATPEEEAANNSRTMPILEREIAPRQDFISFGSVECEDLICVRDQDYPRALNEDGSLNENAPARGYCTKPCVEGGSSCDVTDTNDVNPDLPGRMSCRSLLLDQDTLEALRSADEAFYRRTFGENNSPFFCAGALIPR; the protein is encoded by the coding sequence ATGTTCGTGCGAACCGCCCTCATGATGTCCACCGCGCTGCTGCTGGGTGGCTGTGAGGTGGCCAGCGAGATTGGCAAGCCCTGCACGCTGGTGCGCAAGGCGACCCCCGAAGAGGAGGCGGCCAACAACTCCCGCACCATGCCCATCCTGGAGCGTGAGATCGCCCCGCGGCAGGACTTCATCTCCTTCGGCTCCGTCGAATGCGAGGACCTGATCTGCGTGCGGGATCAGGACTACCCCCGCGCCCTCAACGAGGACGGCTCGCTGAACGAAAACGCGCCGGCGCGCGGCTACTGCACCAAGCCCTGCGTCGAGGGCGGCTCGTCCTGTGACGTGACGGACACCAACGACGTGAACCCGGATCTGCCCGGCCGCATGTCGTGCCGCTCGCTGCTGTTGGATCAGGACACGCTGGAGGCGCTGCGCTCCGCGGATGAAGCCTTCTACCGGCGCACGTTCGGCGAGAACAACTCGCCCTTCTTCTGCGCCGGCGCGCTCATCCCGCGTTAG
- a CDS encoding vWA domain-containing protein, with amino-acid sequence MNRTVLFLSLAGGLALTALVLGLPQMGAGTPKEPHTVSVLTPPPPPQPPPPPVAPSTTGGSLTLTSRLSHPYIPAGASELFATFDVTGAQVPGAKRSPVNLALVIDRSGSMSGYKLAQAKQAARHLIGLLNDEDRLAIVHYGSDVKSLPAMQATAGNRERMFQYVDGIWDEGGTNIGAGLSTGRYQLSTAQQSFGVNRLILMSDGQPTEGLTADADLTGLAREMRASGITLSAIGVGTDFNEDLMQGFAEYGAGAYGFLEDAAQLSTLFQKDLQQAGTTVARAVTMTFTLPAGTSLGEVLGYRASQTGNEVQVALPDFSAGQLERVVVRLNVSGDAVGRTVPVVDLKLAYSDLIRDAAALNTASLSAVVTDRREEVAARQDRDATVYAARARSAVNMQKAAEALSEGRKDEAKLYLQQNQALFRETSAVAGAAAVATDQAEQQAALDEYDSAEGEDARRSLVKKSKVKALKSFGKLGSTY; translated from the coding sequence ATGAACCGAACGGTCCTCTTCCTCAGTCTGGCTGGTGGCCTCGCGCTCACCGCCCTCGTGCTCGGCCTTCCGCAAATGGGGGCCGGCACCCCGAAAGAGCCCCACACCGTCTCGGTCCTGACGCCGCCTCCCCCGCCGCAGCCGCCGCCTCCTCCCGTCGCCCCGTCCACCACGGGCGGCTCGCTCACGCTGACGAGCCGGCTGTCGCATCCGTACATCCCCGCGGGCGCCTCCGAGCTCTTCGCCACCTTCGACGTGACGGGCGCCCAGGTCCCCGGCGCGAAGCGGAGCCCGGTGAACCTGGCGCTCGTCATCGACCGCTCGGGCTCCATGAGCGGTTACAAGCTGGCGCAGGCGAAGCAGGCGGCGCGGCACCTCATCGGCTTGTTGAACGACGAGGACCGGCTGGCCATCGTCCACTACGGCTCGGACGTGAAGAGCCTGCCGGCCATGCAGGCCACGGCGGGCAACCGCGAGCGGATGTTCCAGTACGTGGACGGCATCTGGGACGAGGGCGGCACCAACATTGGCGCGGGCCTGTCCACGGGCCGCTACCAGTTGTCCACCGCGCAGCAGTCCTTCGGCGTCAACCGCCTCATCCTCATGAGCGACGGCCAGCCCACCGAGGGCCTCACCGCGGACGCGGACCTGACCGGCCTGGCGCGCGAGATGCGCGCCTCCGGCATCACCCTGAGCGCCATTGGCGTGGGCACCGACTTCAACGAGGACCTGATGCAGGGCTTCGCCGAGTACGGCGCAGGCGCCTACGGCTTCCTCGAGGACGCCGCCCAGCTCTCCACCCTCTTCCAGAAGGACCTGCAGCAGGCCGGCACGACGGTGGCGCGCGCCGTGACGATGACCTTCACCCTGCCCGCGGGAACGTCGCTGGGTGAGGTGCTCGGCTACCGCGCCAGCCAGACGGGCAATGAAGTGCAGGTGGCGTTGCCGGACTTCTCCGCGGGCCAGTTGGAGCGCGTGGTGGTGCGGCTCAACGTCAGCGGCGACGCGGTGGGCAGGACGGTCCCCGTGGTGGACCTGAAGCTGGCGTACTCCGACCTCATCCGCGACGCCGCCGCGCTGAACACCGCCTCGCTGTCCGCGGTGGTGACGGACCGGCGCGAGGAAGTGGCGGCCCGTCAAGACCGCGACGCCACCGTCTATGCCGCCCGGGCGCGCAGCGCGGTCAACATGCAGAAGGCCGCCGAGGCGCTCAGCGAGGGCCGCAAGGACGAGGCGAAGCTCTACCTGCAACAGAACCAGGCCCTCTTCCGCGAGACGAGCGCCGTCGCCGGTGCCGCCGCGGTCGCCACCGACCAGGCAGAGCAGCAGGCCGCGCTCGACGAGTACGACAGCGCGGAGGGCGAGGACGCGCGGCGCTCGCTCGTGAAGAAGAGCAAGGTGAAGGCGCTCAAGAGCTTCGGGAAACTGGGATCCACCTACTGA
- a CDS encoding AMP-dependent synthetase/ligase, with translation MQLPQFQTLIDIFKRSTSTFGSRELFGEKKNGQWVWTTYSRFGEMVDDLRGGLAQLGVGAGDRVAVISNNRLEWAVGAYATYTLGGAYVPMYESQQVKELQFIINDSGAKVVFCATDEIAQRLQAVRAELPNVEHLIRFSGTTSDADSFATLLRRGAETPTPLVSPKPTDLAGLIYTSGTTGQPKGVMLSHQNIARNVSAMHEVFPMTPEDRSLAFLPWAHVFGQTVELHALLSMGASMAVAEAVEKIIDNLSEVKPTLLFSVPRIFNRIYDGLQKRMAGEKAVTRFMFHRGLAVAAQRRALAEQGKSSGLLDLQHAFFDKVVFSKVRARFGGRLKYAFSGGSAISKEVAEFIDNLGITVYEGYGLTETSPIATANFPENRKIGSVGKALPGVRIEIDTAATGEATQGEIVVHGHNVMMGYYNKPEENEKVFTGNGGFRTGDMGLLDKDGYLYITGRIKEQYKLENGKYVVPSPIEQSLTLSTFIANALVHGMNKPYNVVVIVVDVDTLKKWATEKGLDTSSLPELLKRPEVQQLYREQVNEFTRDVKGYERPQRFLLTSEDFTVANDMLTPKMSVKRRNVVARYNDAIEALYREGSDRSVSAA, from the coding sequence ATGCAGCTCCCGCAGTTCCAGACGCTGATCGACATCTTCAAGCGCAGCACCTCCACCTTCGGCAGCCGCGAACTCTTCGGAGAGAAGAAGAACGGGCAGTGGGTCTGGACGACCTACTCTCGCTTCGGGGAGATGGTCGACGACCTGAGAGGGGGGCTCGCGCAGTTGGGCGTGGGCGCGGGCGACCGCGTGGCCGTCATCTCCAACAACCGCCTGGAGTGGGCCGTGGGCGCGTACGCCACGTACACGCTCGGCGGCGCGTACGTCCCGATGTACGAATCGCAGCAGGTGAAGGAGCTGCAGTTCATCATCAACGACAGCGGCGCCAAGGTCGTCTTCTGTGCCACGGATGAAATCGCGCAGCGCCTGCAGGCCGTGCGCGCGGAGCTCCCGAACGTGGAGCACCTCATCCGCTTCAGCGGCACCACCAGCGACGCGGACAGCTTCGCGACGCTGCTGCGCCGGGGCGCGGAGACGCCCACGCCGCTGGTGAGCCCCAAGCCCACGGACCTGGCCGGCCTCATCTACACCTCCGGCACCACGGGACAGCCGAAGGGCGTGATGCTCAGCCACCAGAACATCGCCCGCAACGTGTCGGCGATGCACGAGGTGTTCCCCATGACGCCGGAGGACCGCTCCCTGGCCTTCCTGCCCTGGGCGCACGTCTTCGGGCAGACGGTGGAGCTGCACGCGCTCCTGTCCATGGGCGCGTCGATGGCCGTCGCGGAGGCGGTCGAGAAGATCATCGACAACCTCTCCGAGGTGAAGCCCACGCTGCTCTTCAGCGTGCCGCGCATCTTCAACCGCATCTACGACGGCCTGCAGAAGCGCATGGCCGGCGAGAAGGCGGTGACGCGGTTCATGTTCCACCGCGGCCTCGCGGTGGCGGCCCAGCGCCGCGCGCTCGCGGAGCAGGGCAAGTCGAGCGGCTTGCTGGACCTCCAGCACGCCTTCTTCGACAAGGTGGTCTTCTCCAAGGTCCGCGCGCGCTTCGGCGGGCGGTTGAAGTACGCCTTCTCCGGTGGGTCGGCCATCTCCAAGGAGGTGGCGGAGTTCATCGACAACCTCGGCATCACCGTCTACGAGGGCTACGGCCTCACGGAGACGTCGCCCATCGCCACGGCCAACTTCCCGGAGAACCGGAAGATTGGCTCGGTGGGCAAGGCGCTGCCCGGCGTTCGCATCGAGATCGACACGGCGGCCACCGGCGAGGCGACCCAGGGCGAAATCGTCGTCCACGGTCACAACGTGATGATGGGCTACTACAACAAGCCCGAGGAGAACGAGAAGGTGTTCACCGGGAACGGCGGCTTCCGCACCGGTGACATGGGCCTCCTGGACAAGGACGGCTACCTCTACATCACCGGCCGCATCAAGGAGCAGTACAAGCTGGAGAACGGCAAGTACGTCGTGCCCAGCCCCATCGAGCAGTCGCTGACGCTCTCCACGTTCATCGCCAACGCGTTGGTCCACGGCATGAACAAGCCGTACAACGTGGTCGTCATCGTCGTGGACGTGGACACGCTGAAGAAGTGGGCCACGGAGAAGGGCCTGGACACGTCGTCCCTGCCCGAGCTGCTCAAGCGTCCCGAGGTGCAGCAGCTCTACCGCGAGCAGGTGAACGAGTTCACCCGTGACGTGAAGGGCTACGAGCGCCCGCAGCGCTTCCTGCTCACCAGCGAGGACTTCACCGTCGCCAACGACATGCTCACGCCGAAGATGAGCGTGAAGCGCCGCAACGTCGTGGCCCGCTACAACGACGCCATCGAAGCCCTCTACCGTGAGGGCAGCGACCGGTCCGTCTCCGCGGCCTAG
- the purE gene encoding 5-(carboxyamino)imidazole ribonucleotide mutase, with product MASTVTPWVGVIMGGKSDLEHLQPAIDILKELGIPHEVRVVSAHRTPDWMMEYASTAESRGLSVIIAAAGGAAHLPGMVSSKTLLPVIGVPMPTTLLSGLDALLSIVQMPKGVPVGTQAIGKPGAANAALHAAAILCLKYPELRERLAAWRKARTDEVLAHRELS from the coding sequence ATGGCGAGCACGGTCACCCCGTGGGTCGGGGTCATCATGGGCGGTAAGAGCGACCTGGAGCACCTGCAGCCCGCGATCGACATCCTCAAGGAGCTGGGCATCCCGCACGAGGTGCGCGTGGTGTCCGCCCACCGGACCCCGGACTGGATGATGGAGTACGCGTCCACCGCGGAGTCGCGGGGGCTGTCCGTCATCATCGCCGCCGCGGGCGGCGCGGCGCACCTGCCGGGCATGGTGTCGAGCAAGACGCTGCTGCCTGTCATCGGCGTGCCCATGCCCACGACGCTGCTCAGCGGGTTGGACGCGCTGCTGTCCATCGTCCAGATGCCCAAGGGCGTCCCGGTGGGAACGCAGGCCATTGGCAAGCCGGGCGCCGCCAACGCCGCGCTGCATGCCGCGGCCATCCTCTGTCTCAAGTACCCGGAGCTGCGGGAGCGGCTCGCGGCCTGGCGCAAGGCGCGCACCGACGAGGTGCTCGCGCACCGGGAGCTGTCATGA
- the purK gene encoding 5-(carboxyamino)imidazole ribonucleotide synthase, with translation MSPRVVLPGGTIGMLGGGQLGRMMALAARTLGFQVQALDPDADCPAHSVVDRCITASFGDTAAAETLARASDAVTLEIEKIPLTTLEAVARHAPMRPGAEVLRVIQHRGRQKGWLAKGGFPLGPWREAHSAAELAEAIQALGGRCFVKSSEGGYDGRGQVEVTSADEAATAWRELGEKSVVVEAALALQSELSVLVARNPNGEVAVYPPAFNHHEERILAWSLLPGPLPPEVLSRATEVARGITESLQVEGLLVIELFLLKDGSLLVNELAPRPHNSFHSTEVACLTSQFEQAVRAVCNLPLGSVEIVRPAAIVNLLGDLWLKEGGPRFQPVLAMPGVRLHLYGKREARKGRKMGHLSAVGTSPEDALARVQAAATALGM, from the coding sequence ATGAGCCCCCGCGTGGTGCTGCCCGGCGGCACGATTGGCATGCTGGGCGGCGGCCAGCTCGGGCGGATGATGGCCCTGGCCGCGCGCACGCTCGGCTTCCAGGTGCAGGCGCTGGACCCCGACGCGGACTGCCCCGCCCACTCCGTGGTGGACCGGTGCATCACCGCGTCCTTCGGTGACACGGCCGCGGCGGAGACACTGGCGCGCGCCAGTGACGCGGTGACGCTCGAAATCGAGAAGATTCCCCTCACCACGCTGGAGGCGGTGGCGCGGCATGCCCCCATGCGCCCGGGCGCCGAGGTGCTCCGCGTGATTCAGCACCGCGGCCGGCAGAAGGGCTGGCTCGCGAAGGGCGGCTTCCCGCTGGGCCCGTGGCGCGAAGCGCACTCCGCCGCCGAGCTGGCCGAGGCCATCCAGGCCCTGGGCGGACGCTGCTTCGTGAAGTCCAGCGAGGGAGGCTACGACGGCCGCGGCCAGGTGGAGGTGACGTCCGCCGACGAGGCCGCCACCGCGTGGCGCGAGCTGGGCGAGAAGTCCGTGGTCGTCGAGGCCGCGCTGGCGCTCCAGTCCGAGCTGTCCGTGCTGGTGGCGCGCAACCCCAACGGCGAGGTGGCGGTGTATCCGCCCGCCTTCAACCACCACGAGGAGCGCATCCTCGCGTGGTCGCTGCTGCCCGGGCCGCTGCCGCCCGAGGTGCTGTCCCGGGCCACGGAGGTGGCGCGTGGCATCACCGAGTCCCTCCAGGTGGAGGGCCTGCTGGTCATCGAGTTGTTCCTGCTGAAGGACGGCAGCCTGCTCGTCAACGAGCTCGCGCCGCGTCCGCACAACAGCTTCCACTCCACCGAGGTGGCGTGCCTCACCTCGCAGTTCGAGCAGGCGGTGCGCGCGGTGTGCAACCTGCCGCTCGGCTCGGTGGAAATCGTGCGTCCGGCGGCCATCGTCAACCTGCTGGGTGACTTGTGGCTGAAGGAGGGAGGCCCGCGCTTCCAGCCCGTGCTGGCCATGCCCGGCGTCCGCCTGCATCTCTACGGCAAGCGCGAGGCGCGCAAGGGACGGAAGATGGGCCACCTGTCCGCGGTGGGGACCTCACCCGAGGATGCCCTGGCGCGCGTGCAGGCCGCCGCCACCGCCTTGGGGATGTGA
- the ybaK gene encoding Cys-tRNA(Pro) deacylase, translated as MKTNAARLLDSLGVPYTLRDYDVDPDDLSAETVAAKVGMPAEQVFKTLVARGDRTGVLMAVVPGNAELDLKALARLSGDRKVDTVPLKELQPLTGYVRGGCTALGGKKDYPVFVDETLELFDVIAVSAGVRGTQLLLAPADYLRLTKAKTGPISRDKS; from the coding sequence GTGAAGACGAACGCCGCCCGGCTCCTGGACTCGCTCGGTGTGCCGTACACCCTGCGCGACTACGACGTCGACCCGGACGATTTGTCCGCGGAGACCGTGGCCGCGAAGGTGGGCATGCCCGCCGAGCAGGTCTTCAAGACGCTGGTGGCGCGCGGGGACCGCACGGGCGTGTTGATGGCGGTGGTCCCCGGCAACGCGGAGCTGGACCTGAAGGCCCTGGCCCGGCTCAGCGGGGACCGCAAGGTGGACACGGTGCCGCTCAAGGAGCTCCAGCCGCTGACGGGCTACGTCCGCGGCGGCTGCACGGCCCTGGGCGGCAAGAAGGACTACCCCGTCTTCGTCGACGAGACGCTGGAGCTGTTCGACGTCATCGCCGTCTCCGCGGGGGTGCGTGGCACGCAGTTGCTGCTCGCGCCCGCGGACTACCTGCGACTGACGAAGGCGAAGACGGGCCCCATCTCCCGCGACAAGAGCTGA
- a CDS encoding zinc-binding dehydrogenase, with translation MKSSAVPETMRALVLTAYDGRPESLRVESLPVPRPSAGQVLVRVAAAPINPADLMFVRGQYGIRKPLPVVPGLEASGTVVASGGVAGKLLVGRRVACVAPGEGDGLWAEYAAVPLGQCLPLRSHVSDEQGASLFINPFTAWVLMERAKEGHHAALAQTAAAGTMGRMLLALAKRRSVPMVNVVRRPEQVELLHDLGAEYVLSTHEPEFEERLHRVCHELKVTLAFDPVGGRLTGQLLHALPEGGSVTVYGSLSEQECRIAPGDLIFGRKRVEGFWLSEWHRQGFGPAQIKALMGVPSLVGQTLETPVRARLPLESAGEAVRIASADMTAGKVLFVPAPADA, from the coding sequence ATGAAGAGCTCCGCCGTTCCCGAGACGATGCGCGCGCTGGTCCTCACCGCCTATGACGGCCGGCCCGAGTCCCTGCGCGTCGAATCCCTCCCGGTGCCCAGGCCCTCCGCGGGCCAGGTGCTGGTGCGCGTGGCGGCGGCGCCCATCAACCCGGCGGACCTGATGTTCGTTCGTGGGCAGTACGGCATCCGCAAGCCGCTGCCCGTGGTGCCCGGCCTGGAAGCCAGCGGCACCGTGGTGGCGTCGGGGGGCGTCGCTGGGAAGCTGCTCGTGGGCCGCCGCGTGGCCTGCGTCGCGCCGGGGGAGGGTGACGGGCTGTGGGCGGAGTACGCCGCCGTGCCGCTGGGCCAGTGCCTGCCGCTGCGCTCGCACGTGTCCGATGAGCAAGGGGCCAGCCTCTTCATCAACCCCTTCACCGCGTGGGTGTTGATGGAGCGCGCGAAGGAGGGGCACCACGCGGCGCTGGCGCAGACGGCCGCGGCGGGCACCATGGGGCGGATGCTGCTGGCGCTCGCGAAGCGCCGGAGCGTGCCCATGGTGAACGTGGTGCGGCGCCCGGAGCAGGTGGAGTTGCTGCACGACCTGGGCGCGGAGTACGTGCTGAGCACCCACGAGCCCGAGTTCGAGGAACGCCTCCACCGCGTCTGTCATGAGCTCAAGGTGACGCTCGCGTTCGACCCGGTGGGGGGACGCCTCACCGGGCAGCTCCTGCACGCGCTGCCCGAAGGCGGCAGCGTCACGGTGTACGGCTCGCTCTCCGAACAGGAGTGCCGGATTGCCCCCGGTGACCTCATCTTCGGTCGCAAGCGCGTGGAGGGGTTCTGGCTGTCGGAGTGGCACCGGCAGGGCTTTGGCCCCGCGCAAATCAAGGCGCTGATGGGCGTGCCCTCGCTGGTGGGGCAGACGCTGGAGACGCCCGTGCGGGCCCGGCTCCCCTTGGAGTCCGCGGGGGAGGCGGTGCGCATCGCGTCGGCGGACATGACCGCCGGCAAGGTGCTTTTCGTGCCCGCGCCAGCGGACGCGTGA
- a CDS encoding EAL domain-containing protein: MSLPLSSAPAPAWLWNGDEPSVTSVFQPIVDLLRGEVIGHEVLSRGPGEFREPHVLFTQARLEGYTWELERACWTSALRCISTLPESQRRAPFFFNVSPDVLSDPRFGDGSTEELLARYGLNPKNLVLEITEKAAFEDNALLQRLTKQCSALGFGIALDDFGAGHSGLVTLVHSAPQFIKLDQALVRDIHRHSYQQHLVKSLVAFAASVNATLIAEGVETWDELAVLLRLGIRHVQGYLVARPAPAPVLPSVEFEARRHEAMRALDFREDEDDETVGSMVIRRVCVERQVAAEELERFFQQKADVDHVAVIQGERLEALVLRRYSAAKGATHAAPLVVEDRMAITTLARLAMERTPEALYDPVAVTDAQKRFLGTVTMQQLIRRVAELLERRPPA; encoded by the coding sequence ATGAGCCTGCCCCTCTCGTCTGCTCCAGCTCCCGCATGGCTGTGGAACGGTGACGAGCCAAGCGTCACCTCGGTCTTCCAGCCCATCGTGGACCTGCTGCGTGGCGAGGTCATCGGGCATGAAGTGCTGTCGCGTGGACCGGGCGAGTTCCGCGAGCCACACGTGCTCTTCACGCAAGCTCGCCTGGAAGGCTACACGTGGGAACTGGAGCGCGCGTGCTGGACCTCCGCGCTGCGCTGCATCTCCACGCTGCCCGAGTCGCAGCGCCGTGCGCCCTTCTTCTTCAACGTCAGCCCCGACGTGCTGAGCGACCCGCGCTTCGGTGATGGCTCCACCGAGGAGCTGCTGGCTCGCTATGGGCTGAACCCGAAGAACCTGGTGCTCGAAATCACGGAGAAGGCGGCGTTCGAGGACAACGCCCTGCTCCAGCGGCTGACGAAGCAGTGCTCGGCGTTGGGCTTCGGCATCGCGCTGGACGACTTCGGCGCGGGGCACTCCGGGTTGGTGACGCTGGTCCACAGCGCGCCGCAGTTCATCAAGCTGGACCAGGCGCTGGTGCGGGACATCCACCGGCACAGCTACCAGCAGCACCTGGTGAAGTCGCTGGTGGCCTTCGCCGCCAGCGTGAATGCCACGCTCATCGCCGAGGGCGTGGAGACCTGGGACGAGCTGGCCGTGCTGCTCCGACTGGGCATCCGCCATGTGCAGGGCTACCTCGTGGCCCGGCCCGCGCCCGCCCCGGTGCTCCCCAGCGTCGAGTTCGAGGCGCGGCGCCATGAAGCCATGCGCGCGCTCGACTTCCGCGAGGACGAGGACGACGAGACGGTGGGCAGCATGGTCATCCGCCGCGTCTGCGTGGAGCGACAGGTGGCGGCCGAGGAGCTGGAGCGGTTCTTCCAGCAGAAGGCCGACGTGGACCACGTCGCCGTGATTCAGGGAGAGCGGCTGGAGGCGCTGGTATTGCGGCGGTACTCCGCTGCCAAGGGCGCCACGCATGCGGCTCCGCTGGTCGTCGAGGACCGGATGGCCATCACCACGCTGGCGCGGCTCGCCATGGAGCGCACGCCAGAGGCCCTCTATGACCCCGTGGCGGTAACCGATGCCCAGAAGCGCTTCCTGGGCACCGTCACGATGCAACAGCTCATCCGCCGCGTCGCGGAGCTGCTGGAGCGCCGGCCGCCGGCGTAA